The Enterococcus rotai genome includes a window with the following:
- the carB gene encoding carbamoyl-phosphate synthase large subunit — protein MPKRSDIKKIMVIGSGPIIIGQAAEFDYAGTQACLALREEGYEVVLVNSNPATIMTDKEIADQVYIEPITLEFVSRIIRKERPDALLPTLGGQTGLNMAMELAESGILAELNVELLGTKLNAIDQAEDRDLFKQLMEELDQPIPESEIINTVEQAVDFANTIGYPIIVRPAFTLGGTGGGMCDNEEKLRLIAENGLKLSPVTQCLIEKSIAGFKEIEYEVMRDSADNAIVVCNMENFDPVGIHTGDSIVFAPSQTLSDHEYQMLRDASLKIIRALKIEGGCNVQLALDPHSFNYYVIEVNPRVSRSSALASKATGYPIAKLAAKIAVGLTLDEMKNPVTGTTYAEFEPALDYVVAKIPRWPFDKFEKGERRLGTQMKATGEVMAIGRNIEESLLKAVRSLEIGAYHNELKEIKEVSDELLTEKIVKAQDDRLFYLSEAIRRGFTIEELAMLTKIDLFFLDKLLHIVELETALESNFKDSETLKEAKQNGFTDRKIADLWQISEQEVSDYRHEQKILPVYKMVDTCAAEFESQTPYFYSTYEFENESIRSEKPSVLVLGSGPIRIGQGVEFDYATVHSVKAIQAAGYEAIIMNSNPETVSTDFSISDKLYFEPLTLEDVMNVIELEQPTGVIVQFGGQTAINLAEPLVKQGVKILGTSIEDLDRAENRDLFEQALQALDIPQPPGDTATSAEEAVAVANKIGYPVLVRPSYVLGGRAMEIVENQKDLEDYMRNAVKASPEHPVLVDSYLLGKECEVDAICDGQTVLIPGIMEHIERAGVHSGDSMAVYPPQTLSNDIQQTIADYTKKLAIGLNCIGMMNIQFVIHEEKVYVIEVNPRASRTVPFLSKITGIPMAQVATKAILGEKLTDLGYQDGLYPESQQVHIKAPVFSFTKLQKVDTYLGPEMKSTGEVMGSDYSLEKALYKAFEASGLHLPSFGAVLFTIADETKEEALALAKRFNEIGYSLIATKGTAEFLAENGLLVKTVLKINQGGETVLDLIRSGEAQVVVNTMDKNRSDLNQDGFLIRREAVEHGVPLFTSLDTAEAILKVLESRSFSTESI, from the coding sequence ATGCCAAAAAGATCAGATATCAAGAAAATCATGGTAATCGGTTCTGGACCGATCATTATTGGCCAAGCTGCAGAATTTGATTATGCTGGCACACAAGCCTGTCTTGCTTTAAGAGAAGAAGGATACGAAGTCGTTTTGGTTAATTCAAACCCGGCAACGATCATGACAGATAAAGAAATTGCCGATCAAGTGTATATTGAACCGATCACACTAGAATTTGTCTCTCGTATTATACGAAAAGAACGGCCAGATGCATTACTACCTACTTTAGGCGGTCAAACGGGGTTAAATATGGCGATGGAACTTGCCGAATCCGGTATTTTGGCTGAACTGAATGTAGAATTACTAGGAACCAAATTAAATGCGATCGACCAAGCTGAAGATCGTGATTTGTTTAAACAATTAATGGAAGAGTTGGATCAACCGATTCCTGAAAGTGAAATCATCAATACCGTAGAGCAAGCAGTGGACTTTGCCAATACGATCGGTTATCCAATCATTGTACGTCCTGCGTTTACTTTAGGTGGAACGGGCGGAGGAATGTGTGATAATGAAGAGAAATTACGGCTTATTGCTGAAAATGGGCTGAAATTATCGCCTGTAACACAATGCTTGATTGAAAAGAGTATTGCTGGTTTTAAAGAAATCGAGTATGAAGTGATGCGAGATTCTGCTGATAATGCGATCGTCGTTTGTAATATGGAAAACTTCGATCCGGTCGGGATCCATACAGGAGATTCGATTGTATTTGCACCAAGTCAAACATTATCTGATCATGAATATCAAATGCTGCGTGATGCGTCCCTTAAAATCATTAGAGCGCTAAAAATAGAAGGGGGCTGTAATGTTCAGCTAGCATTAGACCCGCACAGTTTTAATTATTACGTGATCGAAGTTAACCCAAGAGTTTCTAGATCGTCCGCCCTAGCCAGTAAAGCAACAGGCTACCCGATTGCTAAATTAGCAGCAAAAATTGCTGTAGGATTAACCTTGGATGAAATGAAAAATCCAGTTACAGGAACAACCTATGCAGAATTTGAGCCAGCATTGGATTACGTAGTGGCAAAAATTCCTCGCTGGCCTTTCGATAAATTTGAAAAAGGGGAACGTCGTTTAGGTACTCAAATGAAAGCGACAGGTGAGGTTATGGCCATCGGTCGTAACATCGAAGAATCATTATTAAAAGCTGTTCGTTCACTAGAAATCGGTGCTTATCATAATGAATTAAAAGAAATAAAAGAAGTCAGCGATGAACTTTTGACAGAAAAAATCGTAAAAGCGCAAGATGACCGCTTATTTTATCTATCAGAAGCTATCAGACGAGGATTTACAATCGAAGAGTTGGCTATGTTAACTAAAATCGATTTGTTCTTCCTTGATAAATTACTTCATATCGTTGAGCTAGAGACAGCATTAGAAAGTAATTTCAAAGATAGCGAAACATTAAAAGAAGCAAAACAAAATGGGTTTACTGATCGAAAAATTGCTGATTTATGGCAAATAAGTGAACAAGAAGTTTCTGACTATCGTCATGAGCAAAAGATATTGCCAGTTTATAAAATGGTCGACACTTGCGCGGCTGAGTTTGAATCTCAAACTCCTTATTTTTACAGTACGTATGAATTCGAAAATGAAAGCATCCGTTCTGAAAAACCGTCTGTTTTGGTTTTAGGATCTGGTCCAATCAGAATCGGACAAGGAGTAGAATTCGATTATGCAACCGTTCATTCAGTAAAAGCAATCCAAGCAGCAGGGTATGAAGCAATCATTATGAATAGTAATCCTGAAACAGTTTCAACAGACTTCTCGATTTCGGATAAATTATATTTTGAGCCATTAACGCTTGAAGACGTGATGAATGTAATTGAGTTAGAGCAACCAACAGGCGTAATCGTTCAGTTTGGTGGTCAAACAGCAATCAACCTTGCAGAACCACTAGTTAAGCAAGGTGTAAAAATCTTAGGAACATCGATCGAAGATTTAGACAGAGCAGAAAATCGTGACTTATTTGAGCAAGCACTACAAGCGTTGGATATTCCACAACCACCTGGCGATACCGCTACGAGTGCTGAAGAAGCTGTGGCTGTTGCCAATAAAATCGGTTATCCAGTTTTAGTTCGACCAAGCTACGTTCTTGGTGGACGAGCAATGGAAATTGTTGAAAACCAAAAAGACTTGGAAGATTATATGCGAAATGCAGTAAAAGCTTCACCAGAGCATCCTGTCTTAGTTGACAGCTATTTATTGGGTAAAGAATGTGAAGTAGATGCGATTTGCGACGGTCAAACGGTCTTGATTCCTGGTATTATGGAACATATCGAACGTGCTGGCGTTCATTCCGGTGATTCAATGGCGGTGTACCCGCCACAAACTTTGTCGAATGACATTCAACAAACGATTGCCGATTATACAAAAAAATTAGCAATCGGATTGAACTGTATTGGTATGATGAATATCCAATTCGTGATCCATGAGGAAAAAGTCTATGTGATCGAGGTTAATCCACGTGCTAGTCGAACAGTACCATTTTTAAGCAAAATCACAGGAATTCCGATGGCTCAAGTCGCAACAAAAGCAATTCTTGGTGAAAAACTAACCGATCTAGGCTATCAAGATGGTTTATATCCTGAAAGTCAGCAAGTCCATATCAAAGCACCCGTATTTTCTTTCACTAAACTCCAAAAGGTCGATACTTATTTAGGGCCTGAAATGAAATCAACGGGTGAAGTAATGGGTTCTGATTATAGTCTAGAAAAAGCCTTATATAAAGCGTTTGAAGCATCAGGGTTACATTTGCCAAGTTTTGGTGCAGTCTTGTTTACCATAGCTGATGAAACAAAAGAAGAGGCGTTGGCATTAGCAAAACGATTTAATGAAATTGGCTATAGCTTGATCGCAACAAAAGGCACGGCTGAATTTTTAGCAGAAAATGGCTTATTAGTTAAAACCGTTCTTAAAATCAATCAAGGTGGCGAAACGGTTCTTGATTTGATTCGTAGCGGGGAAGCCCAAGTTGTGGTAAATACGATGGATAAGAATCGTTCTGATTTAAATCAAGATGGATTTTTGATCAGACGTGAAGCAGTAGAACACGGTGTCCCATTGTTCACTTCTCTGGATACGGCAGAAGCCATCTTAAAAGTGTTGGAATCACGGTCATTTTCAACAGAGTCTATCTAA
- a CDS encoding dihydroorotate dehydrogenase electron transfer subunit, translated as MKQEIMTIVSQKKLAPRIFQMTLTGKLVDEMEKPGQFIHIKVPRADLLLRRPISINQINKEAQTCTIIYRIEGDGTKVFSELKAGDLLDVMGPLGNGFDVDCLTAGQKAYVIGGGIGIPPMYELSKQLKQKGIEVVHFLGFASKEVAYFQEEFMALGDTRFATDDGSFGVEGNVGNLLVSAIEKERPDAVYACGANGMLKMIAHVFSDNPNVFLSLEQRMACGMGACYACVCHVPDDESGTSSVKVCDEGPIFRASEVVL; from the coding sequence ATGAAACAGGAAATAATGACGATCGTTTCTCAAAAAAAATTAGCACCAAGAATTTTTCAAATGACACTGACAGGTAAATTAGTTGATGAAATGGAAAAACCTGGGCAGTTTATTCATATAAAAGTACCTCGAGCAGATCTGCTTTTAAGAAGGCCAATCAGTATCAATCAAATTAACAAAGAGGCACAGACTTGTACAATTATTTATCGTATAGAGGGAGACGGCACGAAAGTTTTTTCTGAACTCAAAGCTGGGGACTTATTGGATGTGATGGGACCTTTAGGAAATGGTTTTGATGTTGATTGTCTGACAGCTGGTCAAAAAGCTTATGTAATCGGGGGCGGTATCGGAATTCCGCCTATGTATGAACTGTCAAAGCAATTGAAGCAAAAAGGGATCGAAGTCGTACATTTTCTCGGGTTTGCCTCTAAAGAAGTCGCTTATTTCCAAGAAGAATTTATGGCCTTAGGAGATACACGTTTTGCGACAGACGATGGTTCTTTTGGTGTTGAAGGAAATGTGGGAAACCTTTTAGTATCTGCTATAGAAAAAGAACGACCTGATGCAGTTTATGCTTGTGGTGCTAATGGTATGTTAAAAATGATCGCACACGTTTTTTCTGATAACCCTAATGTGTTTCTTTCATTAGAACAACGAATGGCTTGCGGTATGGGCGCTTGTTACGCCTGCGTCTGCCATGTGCCGGATGATGAAAGTGGCACTTCGAGTGTAAAAGTTTGTGATGAAGGGCCGATTTTTAGAGCCAGTGAGGTGGTTTTATGA
- a CDS encoding dihydroorotate dehydrogenase codes for MMKNPLAISIPGLELKNPIIPASGCFGFGEEYAKYYDLGKLGSIMIKATTPQARFGNATPRVAETPSGMLNAIGLQNPGLDVVMNTKLPALEAYDVPIIANVAGACEEDYVEVCSKIGDAPNVTAIELNISCPNVKHGGIAFGTDPDVAFQLTQAVKKVAKVPIYVKLSPNVTDIVPVAQAIEAGGADGFSMINTLLGMRIDLKTRRPILANQTGGLSGPAIKPVAIRLINQVSQISNLPIIGMGGVQTVDDVLEMFMAGASAVAVGTANFTDPYICPKLIEALPSRMADLGIESLEQLIKEVREEKNK; via the coding sequence ATGATGAAGAATCCGTTAGCAATCAGTATTCCTGGGTTAGAATTAAAGAATCCCATCATTCCTGCTAGTGGCTGTTTTGGTTTTGGTGAAGAATATGCGAAGTATTATGATTTGGGCAAACTTGGCTCGATCATGATCAAAGCCACAACACCGCAAGCACGTTTTGGCAATGCAACACCTAGGGTAGCAGAAACACCGAGCGGTATGTTAAATGCGATTGGCCTACAAAACCCCGGTTTGGACGTTGTCATGAATACAAAACTTCCAGCTTTGGAAGCGTACGATGTACCAATCATTGCCAATGTTGCCGGGGCCTGTGAAGAAGACTATGTTGAGGTTTGCAGCAAAATTGGTGATGCTCCTAATGTAACAGCAATCGAGTTAAATATCTCATGTCCTAATGTAAAACATGGTGGAATTGCGTTTGGGACAGATCCAGATGTGGCATTTCAACTAACACAAGCTGTAAAAAAAGTGGCAAAAGTCCCAATTTACGTGAAACTTTCGCCAAACGTTACAGATATTGTTCCAGTTGCCCAAGCGATTGAAGCTGGCGGTGCGGATGGCTTCTCTATGATCAACACACTTTTAGGGATGCGAATCGATTTAAAAACACGTCGTCCGATTTTGGCCAATCAAACAGGAGGACTATCAGGACCTGCAATCAAACCTGTTGCGATTCGATTGATCAATCAGGTGTCACAAATCTCTAATTTACCGATCATCGGTATGGGTGGTGTTCAGACTGTGGATGATGTACTAGAAATGTTTATGGCTGGAGCAAGCGCAGTAGCTGTTGGAACAGCTAACTTTACTGATCCGTATATTTGTCCAAAACTAATCGAGGCATTGCCTAGCAGAATGGCAGATCTTGGGATCGAATCTTTGGAGCAACTAATAAAAGAAGTTAGGGAGGAAAAAAATAAATGA
- the pyrF gene encoding orotidine-5'-phosphate decarboxylase has translation MSQRPIIALDFPSKTEVTNFLQLFPAEESLFVKVGMELFYQEGPAIVRWLKSLGHSVFLDLKLHDIPNTVEKSMIGLAKLGVDMTNVHAAGGIKMMKAAKVGLEKGTLTGAKVPILIAVTQLTSTSEQDMQEEQLIDVSLNESVIHYAKCTEQAGLDGVVCSALEAQAIHQATSESFICLTPGIRPSGSDVGDQQRVVTPTDARKIGSTYIVVGRPITQAEEPYKAYQQIKNEWNGETK, from the coding sequence ATGAGTCAACGACCGATCATCGCACTAGATTTTCCTTCAAAAACAGAAGTAACAAATTTTTTACAGTTATTCCCTGCGGAAGAGTCATTATTTGTTAAAGTTGGGATGGAGTTGTTTTATCAAGAAGGACCAGCAATTGTTCGTTGGTTAAAATCATTGGGTCATTCTGTTTTTCTAGATTTAAAATTGCATGACATTCCTAATACTGTAGAAAAATCAATGATTGGCCTAGCTAAACTGGGTGTTGACATGACGAACGTTCATGCAGCGGGCGGTATTAAAATGATGAAAGCTGCAAAAGTAGGACTAGAAAAAGGAACTTTGACAGGCGCTAAAGTTCCAATCTTAATTGCTGTAACCCAACTTACCTCAACAAGTGAACAAGACATGCAAGAAGAGCAATTAATTGATGTTTCATTAAATGAGAGTGTGATCCATTACGCCAAATGTACTGAACAAGCTGGTTTAGATGGTGTGGTTTGTTCAGCACTTGAAGCCCAAGCAATCCATCAAGCGACAAGTGAGTCGTTCATCTGCTTAACACCAGGAATTCGTCCAAGCGGGAGCGACGTAGGCGATCAACAACGTGTAGTAACACCAACCGATGCAAGAAAAATCGGTTCGACCTATATTGTCGTTGGGCGACCAATAACACAAGCTGAGGAGCCATACAAAGCGTACCAACAAATTAAAAATGAATGGAATGGAGAAACCAAATGA
- the pyrE gene encoding orotate phosphoribosyltransferase, giving the protein MTELAKTIAKDLLEIEAVFLSPNEPFTWASGIKSPIYCDNRITMSYPVVRKEIAKGLAEKIRATYPDVQVIAGTATAGIPHAAWVADILDLPMVYIRSKAKEHGKGNQIEGRIFKGQKMVVIEDLISTGGSVLEAAEAAKREGADVLGVAAIFTYELPKGKQKFEEQNMDLITLTNYSTLIDAALESNYIEEKDVVLLKDWKKDPENWLNK; this is encoded by the coding sequence ATGACAGAATTAGCTAAAACGATTGCGAAAGATTTATTAGAAATCGAAGCGGTATTCTTAAGCCCGAACGAACCCTTTACTTGGGCCAGTGGAATCAAAAGCCCAATCTATTGTGATAACCGTATTACCATGAGTTATCCAGTTGTTCGTAAAGAAATCGCCAAAGGATTAGCAGAAAAAATCAGAGCAACTTATCCTGATGTTCAAGTCATTGCAGGAACAGCAACTGCTGGGATTCCTCATGCGGCGTGGGTTGCAGATATTTTAGACTTACCAATGGTCTATATCCGCAGTAAAGCCAAAGAACATGGGAAAGGCAACCAAATTGAAGGTCGGATTTTTAAAGGACAAAAAATGGTTGTGATCGAAGATTTGATTTCAACAGGCGGAAGCGTTTTAGAAGCAGCTGAGGCCGCAAAACGCGAAGGGGCAGATGTTTTAGGTGTTGCAGCGATCTTCACTTATGAGTTACCCAAAGGAAAACAAAAATTTGAAGAACAAAACATGGATTTAATTACGTTAACAAACTATTCAACATTGATTGATGCGGCATTAGAATCCAATTATATTGAAGAAAAAGATGTTGTGCTATTAAAAGATTGGAAAAAAGATCCTGAAAATTGGCTAAATAAGTAG
- a CDS encoding carbonic anhydrase, with product MKNIRNMDVEWGYEGELGPEHWHTLCDWFSTGAKYPYQSPINLSKNLVNGVSTSRAIDFCYKSEEFTEKEFKNTFHFVPPNTESYIIFEDEKYYLTDIHFHTPSEHTFDGEHAPLEFHLVHMNNSGDNLVVGCLFTITTEENKFSKNKTTLKWKSETHQQWFDPSIFLPEQKSHFHYLGSLTTPPTKGPVHWFVFDTIQKMDQEFFERIDEGMLPFNNRPTQALNGRKIYFSE from the coding sequence ATGAAAAATATTCGGAATATGGATGTAGAATGGGGATACGAAGGAGAGCTCGGACCCGAGCATTGGCATACCCTGTGTGATTGGTTTTCAACTGGTGCAAAGTATCCTTACCAATCACCAATTAATTTATCAAAAAACTTAGTCAATGGTGTATCAACAAGTAGAGCGATTGATTTTTGTTATAAATCAGAAGAGTTTACAGAAAAAGAATTTAAAAATACATTTCATTTTGTTCCACCAAATACAGAAAGCTATATCATTTTTGAAGATGAAAAATACTATTTGACTGATATTCATTTTCATACGCCAAGTGAACATACCTTTGATGGCGAACACGCACCATTGGAATTTCATTTAGTTCATATGAATAATTCTGGTGATAACTTAGTTGTTGGTTGCTTATTTACAATTACAACAGAAGAAAATAAATTTTCAAAAAATAAAACAACGCTGAAATGGAAATCAGAAACCCATCAACAATGGTTTGATCCTTCAATTTTTTTACCTGAACAAAAATCACATTTTCATTATTTAGGTTCGTTGACAACACCACCGACCAAAGGACCGGTCCATTGGTTTGTATTTGATACGATTCAAAAAATGGATCAAGAGTTCTTTGAACGAATTGATGAAGGGATGTTACCGTTCAATAATCGCCCTACCCAAGCGTTAAACGGACGAAAAATCTATTTTTCCGAATAA
- a CDS encoding LysR family transcriptional regulator, translated as MNIQQMKYVVAVANNGSFREAAKKLFITQPSLSNGIRELEEEIGVTLFIRTNKGASLTEEGLTFLEHAEKILTQMEMIENRYQEVTKSERFSISSQHYDFLGEVMGRVIQQFKDQYKNFRVFETTTLKVIEDVKSYHSELGIIYLNSQNQSGIERYLEQANLTYDVMGSFKTHIFLGKNHPLAQQKEIQLEQLCCYPQVRFTQEGSNFAYFSEDLIENQEQETVIYTNDRGTLMNLLVETDAYASGSGVVTGFTKKEIRLVPLAESTNNKICVLYQKNKTISTIGQYFIKELKQLF; from the coding sequence ATGAATATTCAACAGATGAAATATGTTGTAGCAGTTGCTAATAACGGCAGCTTTCGAGAAGCAGCGAAAAAGCTCTTTATCACGCAGCCAAGTCTTTCTAATGGGATTCGGGAATTAGAGGAAGAGATCGGGGTGACGTTGTTTATTCGTACGAACAAAGGGGCTTCTTTGACGGAAGAGGGACTGACATTCTTAGAACATGCAGAAAAAATATTGACTCAGATGGAAATGATTGAAAATCGTTATCAGGAAGTAACTAAAAGCGAACGTTTTTCAATTTCCTCTCAACACTATGATTTTTTAGGCGAAGTAATGGGCAGAGTGATTCAGCAATTCAAAGATCAGTACAAAAATTTCCGTGTTTTTGAGACAACAACACTAAAAGTCATTGAAGATGTGAAAAGCTATCATAGTGAGCTTGGGATTATTTATTTGAATAGCCAAAACCAATCTGGGATTGAGCGATATTTAGAGCAAGCCAATTTAACGTATGATGTGATGGGGAGCTTTAAAACGCACATTTTCCTTGGAAAAAACCATCCCTTAGCCCAGCAAAAAGAAATCCAACTGGAGCAACTATGCTGCTATCCTCAAGTGCGATTTACCCAAGAAGGCAGCAATTTCGCTTATTTTTCAGAGGATTTAATTGAAAATCAGGAGCAAGAAACAGTGATTTATACGAATGATCGTGGAACATTGATGAATTTGCTGGTTGAGACCGACGCTTATGCCTCTGGTTCTGGTGTGGTAACGGGTTTTACTAAAAAGGAAATACGCTTGGTTCCATTAGCAGAAAGTACCAATAATAAAATCTGTGTTCTTTACCAAAAAAATAAAACAATCAGCACAATTGGTCAGTATTTTATAAAAGAATTGAAACAATTATTTTGA
- a CDS encoding pyridoxal phosphate-dependent aminotransferase, with amino-acid sequence MKGLRKITPYVPGEQPNYPAMIKLNTNENPYPPAPKVADTLKDFDVEQLKRYSSIDNLALKNALGAKHQLSPEHFLIGNGSDEVLAFCFLAFFNSSDPLLFPDITYGFYKVWADLFQVPFKELPLNDQFEIVIDDYKQLNGGIIIANPNAPTGLFKPLSEIEYLLKENPEVIVIIDEAYIDFARCSAVTLLDSYPNLIIIQTFSKSSSLAGLRVGYAIGNPDYIQIAESIKSSFNPYSVDMLAEKLAVAAVEDSAYYKEITQKICTTRDWFSKNITNFGFSTLVSKTNFVLLTHPNLNMNELYHYLETKDVFVRYFPKIERLNNYLRVSIGTQVEMEKVSQLLHDYVINDHE; translated from the coding sequence ATGAAAGGTCTTAGAAAAATCACACCTTATGTCCCAGGAGAACAGCCAAATTATCCAGCTATGATCAAATTGAACACAAATGAAAATCCTTATCCCCCTGCTCCAAAAGTTGCTGATACGTTGAAAGACTTCGATGTGGAACAATTAAAACGGTATAGCTCCATTGATAATCTTGCTTTGAAAAACGCTTTAGGAGCCAAACATCAATTATCTCCAGAACACTTTTTGATTGGTAACGGTTCTGATGAGGTCTTGGCTTTTTGTTTTCTTGCCTTTTTTAACAGCTCTGATCCGCTCTTATTTCCAGATATCACTTATGGTTTTTATAAAGTTTGGGCTGATTTATTTCAAGTTCCATTTAAAGAGTTACCGTTAAATGATCAGTTTGAAATAGTTATTGATGATTATAAACAGTTAAATGGCGGAATCATCATCGCAAATCCTAATGCACCTACAGGTTTATTTAAACCACTTTCTGAAATCGAGTATCTATTAAAAGAAAATCCAGAAGTGATTGTCATCATTGATGAAGCCTATATTGATTTTGCTAGGTGCTCTGCTGTCACGCTTCTAGATAGTTACCCTAATCTGATCATTATCCAAACATTCTCAAAATCAAGTTCTTTAGCAGGATTACGGGTAGGTTATGCCATTGGCAACCCTGACTATATACAAATTGCGGAAAGTATAAAATCATCCTTTAATCCTTATTCAGTTGATATGTTAGCTGAAAAATTAGCTGTAGCAGCTGTTGAAGATTCAGCATATTATAAGGAAATAACACAGAAAATTTGTACAACTAGAGACTGGTTTTCTAAAAACATAACAAATTTTGGCTTTTCTACCCTAGTTTCAAAAACAAACTTTGTGCTGCTAACTCATCCGAATTTAAATATGAACGAGCTTTATCACTATTTAGAAACAAAAGACGTATTTGTTCGCTACTTTCCAAAAATTGAGCGATTGAATAATTATCTCCGCGTTTCAATTGGTACACAGGTCGAAATGGAAAAAGTTTCCCAACTCCTGCATGATTACGTGATAAATGATCACGAATAA